In Pseudoalteromonas xiamenensis, the following are encoded in one genomic region:
- the aspS gene encoding aspartate--tRNA ligase, translating into MRSIYCGKLNKSHVDQQVELCGWINKRRDLGGLIFVDLRDREGIVQVVFDPEVEGLMDKANALRQEFCVQIKGVVRARPDSQVNKDMATGEVEILGTDLTIVNRSEPLPLDFNQQNSEERRLTYRYLDLRRPEMSDRIKLRAKASSFVRRYLDSNEFLDIETPVLTKATPEGARDYLVPSRVHKGSFYALPQSPQLFKQLLMMSGFDRYYQIVKCFRDEDLRADRQPEFTQIDIETSFLTSDQVRAITEKMIREMWLEFKNVDLGQFPVMPYSEAMSRFGSDKPDLRNPLEIVDVADLVKDVEFKVLSAPANDEKGRVAVIKVPGGAVMSRKQIDDYTKFVGIYGAKGLAWLKVNDLAQGVEGIQSPIAKFLTEDVINGLLERTNAQTGDILLFGADKRNVVNEALGALRIKLGLDFELTRLDQWAPLWVVDFPMFEEDDEGNLHAVHHPFTAPKGITAEELEANPANQLSDAYDMVLNGYEVGGGSVRIHNNKMQQAVFRILGINEQEQQDKFGFLLEALKYGTPPHAGLAFGLDRLVMLLCGTDNIRDVIAFPKTTQASCLMTNAPSVANPEALKELAIAVAIASSEDAAE; encoded by the coding sequence ATGCGCTCTATATACTGCGGAAAACTTAATAAATCGCATGTAGACCAACAGGTTGAATTATGTGGTTGGATCAACAAACGTCGTGACCTTGGTGGTCTTATCTTCGTAGACCTTCGCGATCGTGAAGGAATCGTGCAAGTTGTTTTCGATCCAGAAGTTGAAGGATTGATGGATAAAGCAAATGCGCTTCGTCAAGAGTTCTGTGTTCAAATTAAAGGCGTAGTCCGCGCGCGTCCAGATAGCCAAGTGAACAAAGACATGGCGACAGGCGAGGTGGAAATCCTTGGTACTGATTTAACAATCGTGAACCGCTCAGAGCCATTACCGCTTGATTTTAACCAGCAAAACTCAGAAGAGCGTCGCTTAACATATCGCTATTTAGACCTTCGTCGCCCAGAAATGAGCGATCGCATCAAATTGCGTGCGAAAGCGAGCAGCTTCGTGCGTCGCTATCTTGATTCGAACGAGTTTCTAGATATTGAAACGCCGGTACTTACGAAAGCAACACCAGAAGGTGCGCGTGATTACTTGGTACCAAGTCGTGTTCACAAAGGTAGCTTTTACGCGTTGCCACAATCACCTCAGCTATTTAAGCAATTGCTGATGATGTCTGGTTTCGACCGTTATTACCAAATCGTAAAATGTTTCCGTGATGAAGATTTGCGTGCTGACCGTCAACCAGAGTTCACTCAGATCGATATCGAAACGTCATTTTTGACGTCTGATCAAGTGCGTGCAATTACGGAAAAAATGATCCGTGAAATGTGGCTTGAATTCAAAAACGTTGATCTTGGTCAGTTCCCAGTGATGCCATACAGCGAAGCGATGAGCCGATTTGGTTCAGACAAGCCGGACCTACGTAACCCATTAGAAATTGTGGATGTCGCAGATTTAGTTAAAGACGTTGAGTTTAAAGTGCTTTCAGCGCCTGCAAATGACGAGAAGGGTCGCGTTGCTGTGATTAAAGTGCCGGGCGGCGCAGTCATGTCACGTAAACAAATCGACGACTACACAAAGTTTGTTGGTATTTACGGTGCGAAAGGTCTAGCGTGGTTAAAAGTGAACGACCTCGCACAGGGTGTTGAAGGTATTCAATCGCCAATCGCTAAATTCTTAACGGAAGATGTCATCAACGGGTTGCTTGAGCGTACTAACGCGCAAACGGGTGATATTTTGTTATTTGGCGCAGATAAGCGTAACGTTGTGAACGAAGCGTTAGGCGCATTGCGTATCAAGCTTGGCCTTGATTTTGAACTAACACGTTTGGACCAGTGGGCACCGCTTTGGGTTGTTGATTTCCCAATGTTTGAGGAAGACGACGAAGGTAACTTGCACGCTGTACACCACCCATTTACAGCGCCAAAAGGCATCACAGCCGAAGAGTTAGAAGCGAATCCTGCAAACCAGCTGTCAGACGCGTACGACATGGTGTTGAATGGTTACGAAGTGGGCGGTGGTTCTGTCCGTATCCATAACAACAAAATGCAACAGGCCGTATTCCGTATTTTGGGCATTAACGAGCAAGAACAACAAGATAAGTTTGGGTTCTTACTTGAGGCGCTGAAATATGGTACTCCACCACATGCAGGCTTAGCATTCGGTCTTGACCGTCTAGTTATGCTACTTTGTGGAACAGATAATATTCGTGATGTGATAGCGTTTCCAAAAACCACGCAAGCTTCTTGTTTGATGACAAACGCACCTAGTGTCGCAAACCCAGAAGCGTTAAAAGAATTAGCAATTGCAGTTGCGATTGCGAGTTCAGAAGACGCTGCAGAGTAA
- a CDS encoding DUF72 domain-containing protein: MLYLGCPQWSSNHWKGNCFSQHVKAKDMLHEYAQVFNSVEGNTTFYADPQSSTIQNWYDSVPDDFRFTFKLPKRFSHESGLRPDKHALLDWFKLMAPLLPKLGQVMLQLPASVGPQHVDLLFQFIKLIPDEFPMALEVRHPLFFKKGEEERKLNRLLIDRQINRIIMDTRPLFSEAPCTPAIIDAQRKKPRLPVNVIATSTSPIVRFVGCDTRIDNRAFYAPWLDKIRVWLQQGKSPYVFFHTTDNIDSPFLARQFIQDLGVEHQVLSPFPAEKEIRQDSLF; encoded by the coding sequence ATGTTGTATTTAGGCTGCCCACAGTGGAGCAGTAATCACTGGAAAGGAAACTGTTTTAGTCAACACGTTAAAGCAAAGGACATGTTGCACGAGTATGCGCAAGTCTTCAATTCCGTTGAAGGAAATACTACGTTTTACGCGGACCCACAATCGAGTACTATTCAAAACTGGTATGACTCTGTCCCTGACGATTTTCGCTTTACTTTTAAACTGCCAAAGCGTTTCAGCCATGAATCAGGCCTGCGACCCGATAAACACGCGCTACTTGATTGGTTTAAACTCATGGCTCCGCTCTTGCCAAAACTTGGACAAGTCATGTTGCAACTACCAGCTAGTGTTGGTCCTCAACATGTAGATTTACTTTTTCAATTTATCAAACTTATTCCGGATGAGTTTCCTATGGCACTTGAAGTCAGGCACCCGCTCTTTTTTAAAAAGGGTGAAGAGGAGCGGAAGCTAAATCGATTACTGATTGACCGACAAATTAATCGCATCATTATGGATACAAGGCCATTGTTTAGTGAAGCGCCTTGCACTCCGGCAATAATCGACGCACAACGAAAAAAACCGCGTCTACCTGTAAACGTGATAGCCACGTCAACTTCACCAATAGTGCGATTTGTGGGCTGTGATACTCGAATCGATAATCGCGCATTCTATGCGCCGTGGCTTGATAAAATTAGGGTGTGGCTACAACAAGGAAAGTCACCGTATGTATTCTTTCATACGACCGATAACATCGATTCTCCATTTCTGGCACGCCAGTTCATTCAAGATTTGGGCGTAGAACATCAGGTGTTATCACCCTTTCCCGCAGAAAAAGAGATACGGCAGGACTCGTTGTTTTAG
- a CDS encoding M48 family metallopeptidase, with the protein MSFKQYFLHYPESLQTQILQLIEHDESLVNYFQNKYPKAHEIKSDKLLFDYSYDFKQRFLKNTPRMDSVAYKKQSDLVKNALGTHTFKRQQHGGKLKAKHHIAIAGQLRTAPEALLRCLVVHELAHFKELDHNKAFYQLCCHMAPDYHQLELDLRLFLVLEQKQLSFYE; encoded by the coding sequence ATGTCTTTCAAGCAGTACTTTTTACACTATCCTGAATCTCTGCAGACGCAAATTCTTCAATTAATTGAACATGATGAGAGTCTTGTAAATTACTTTCAAAACAAATACCCGAAAGCTCACGAAATTAAAAGCGATAAGTTGTTGTTTGATTATTCGTACGACTTCAAACAGCGATTTCTAAAAAATACACCGCGAATGGATTCTGTTGCGTATAAAAAACAATCAGATTTAGTTAAAAATGCGCTAGGGACACACACCTTTAAACGCCAACAACATGGCGGGAAACTTAAAGCTAAACACCATATCGCTATTGCAGGTCAACTTCGTACTGCCCCCGAAGCTTTATTACGCTGTTTAGTGGTTCATGAGTTGGCGCACTTTAAAGAGCTTGACCACAATAAAGCGTTTTACCAACTCTGTTGCCACATGGCACCGGACTATCACCAACTTGAACTCGACCTTCGGTTGTTTCTAGTCCTTGAGCAAAAACAACTGAGTTTTTACGAATAA
- a CDS encoding DUF3334 family protein, which translates to MSRSKVITTEDILSTLCHSVTEVLSSASGNSISYSAMVQKITRTCMRPDIGCFVLFDGGFTGLVVTNFTAQAAMEIYQDYMRSMGMPEEEIAQSHLSDDVSNVMGELMNQIVGDFTNKVREQLHTSITQNQPKMMAITKQVQISVDTTMDRPQARRVTFTTQNQNIFYLELAMDKTEFIKLHDFDIAESVDPDTIIANQAKKNQDKKSKAASNDVEDSADDDFMAELGL; encoded by the coding sequence ATGTCGAGAAGCAAAGTGATCACTACAGAAGATATTCTTTCAACTTTATGCCACTCAGTGACTGAGGTTTTGTCCTCTGCATCCGGTAATTCGATTAGCTACTCAGCGATGGTTCAGAAAATCACTCGCACATGTATGCGTCCAGATATCGGTTGCTTTGTATTATTCGACGGTGGTTTTACGGGACTCGTTGTAACAAACTTTACTGCTCAAGCTGCAATGGAGATTTATCAGGATTACATGCGCAGCATGGGTATGCCAGAGGAAGAAATTGCACAAAGCCATTTGTCAGACGATGTGTCTAACGTGATGGGCGAGTTGATGAACCAAATTGTCGGTGATTTTACAAATAAAGTGCGCGAACAGTTACATACGTCTATTACGCAAAACCAACCGAAAATGATGGCGATAACAAAACAAGTCCAGATTTCGGTTGATACAACTATGGACAGACCGCAAGCACGCCGCGTGACGTTTACTACGCAAAACCAAAACATTTTCTATTTAGAACTTGCAATGGATAAAACGGAGTTTATAAAACTACATGATTTTGACATTGCCGAATCGGTAGACCCAGATACTATCATCGCGAATCAAGCGAAAAAGAATCAAGATAAAAAGTCAAAAGCGGCAAGCAATGACGTGGAAGATTCCGCTGATGATGACTTTATGGCAGAACTTGGGCTGTAA
- the cmoA gene encoding carboxy-S-adenosyl-L-methionine synthase CmoA produces MTGKDSIYAHEQTVKDFTFDQHVVEVFPDMIQRSVPGYATIVSTMGKLAGIYAQSNSNLYDLGCSLGAVTLSMRRNIAKENCKIIAIDNSEAMVERCKLHLQGFRSDVPVQVELGDINDVALSNASVVAMNFTLQFISPEQRVALLKKIYSALKPGGVLLLSEKVRGEDDFNDNLLIDLHHDFKRANGYSELEISQKRTAIENVMITDKLSAHHERLNSIGFKQVQVWYQCFNFCSLVAVK; encoded by the coding sequence GTGACCGGCAAAGACAGTATTTATGCCCACGAGCAGACTGTAAAAGACTTCACTTTCGACCAACACGTCGTTGAAGTGTTCCCAGATATGATCCAACGTTCCGTGCCTGGCTATGCAACGATTGTCAGTACGATGGGCAAACTTGCGGGTATTTACGCCCAAAGTAACTCCAATCTTTACGACCTAGGGTGTTCGCTTGGTGCAGTCACGTTGAGTATGCGACGCAATATTGCAAAAGAAAATTGCAAGATTATTGCAATTGACAACTCAGAAGCAATGGTTGAACGATGTAAACTCCATTTGCAGGGTTTTCGTTCAGATGTTCCGGTTCAAGTTGAGCTTGGCGATATAAATGACGTTGCATTAAGTAATGCCAGCGTGGTTGCAATGAACTTTACGCTGCAATTTATTTCCCCCGAGCAACGTGTTGCGCTACTCAAAAAAATCTACAGCGCATTAAAGCCAGGCGGTGTGTTATTGCTGAGTGAGAAGGTTCGTGGTGAAGACGATTTTAATGACAATTTGCTCATTGACTTACACCATGATTTCAAACGTGCTAATGGCTATTCAGAACTAGAAATTAGCCAAAAACGAACCGCGATTGAAAATGTGATGATCACGGATAAACTCAGTGCACACCACGAGCGACTGAACTCGATTGGCTTTAAACAAGTTCAAGTTTGGTATCAATGCTTTAATTTCTGCTCGTTAGTTGCAGTAAAGTAA
- the cmoB gene encoding tRNA 5-methoxyuridine(34)/uridine 5-oxyacetic acid(34) synthase CmoB codes for MQDWFNDFYSAIAKTSLSHWLNTLPSQLTHWKNEAQHGEWPQWEKVLKNLPVTNTQHVNVNDKVEIGLAKEISDGQQKQLTHLLTRLMPWRKGPFFLHGIHIDTEWRSDWKWDRVLPHISPLKGRQVLDIGCGSGYHLWRMRGEGAELVVGIDPSDLFLAQFQTVKHFNPDPQVHFLPLGVEQLPELKAFDTVFSMGVLYHRRSPIDFLAQLKAQLRKGGELVLETLVVEGDVHTALVPTDRYAKMRNVWYIPSCDALKLWLERVGFKNVRVVNKDVTSLDEQRSTDWMQTESLKDFLDPDDHTKTIEGYPAPLRAVFIAEA; via the coding sequence ATGCAAGATTGGTTTAACGACTTTTATTCTGCAATCGCAAAAACATCATTATCGCATTGGCTAAACACGTTACCTAGCCAGTTGACCCACTGGAAAAATGAAGCCCAACATGGCGAATGGCCACAATGGGAAAAAGTGCTTAAAAATCTACCAGTGACAAACACGCAGCATGTCAACGTGAACGATAAAGTTGAGATTGGCCTTGCCAAAGAAATTTCTGACGGGCAACAAAAGCAACTCACGCATTTATTGACACGTTTAATGCCATGGCGCAAGGGGCCTTTCTTTTTGCACGGTATTCATATTGATACTGAATGGCGCAGCGATTGGAAATGGGATCGCGTATTACCGCACATTAGCCCACTCAAAGGTCGTCAAGTATTGGATATTGGTTGCGGCTCTGGTTATCACCTATGGCGTATGCGTGGAGAAGGCGCTGAACTCGTCGTCGGTATCGATCCGTCTGATTTATTTTTAGCGCAGTTCCAAACGGTTAAACACTTTAATCCAGACCCTCAAGTTCACTTCTTGCCACTTGGTGTAGAACAATTACCTGAACTTAAAGCTTTTGACACAGTATTCTCAATGGGTGTGCTGTACCATCGTCGCTCTCCAATCGACTTTTTAGCACAATTAAAAGCTCAGCTAAGAAAAGGTGGCGAATTGGTGCTTGAAACCTTAGTAGTAGAAGGCGATGTTCACACCGCATTGGTCCCAACTGATCGTTATGCAAAAATGCGAAACGTTTGGTACATCCCAAGTTGCGATGCGTTGAAATTGTGGTTAGAGCGTGTTGGTTTCAAAAATGTTCGCGTCGTCAATAAAGATGTTACGTCTTTGGACGAACAACGCAGCACCGATTGGATGCAAACCGAATCCCTCAAAGACTTCCTCGACCCAGATGATCACACTAAAACCATCGAAGGTTACCCTGCTCCACTTCGTGCAGTATTTATCGCAGAGGCGTAA
- a CDS encoding helix-turn-helix domain-containing protein, with protein MTFGQYIKQLRTDKAYSQPELALKMNVEQSYLSKLENDKSVPSNDVFRKLLAALDMDIAAFMQGIKSSGMRHELRQIPDIEMWSRAHSNKQQLSRKQWLSAAIISISFGGALLFSGHEKIFFPETQYEYVSAGVLLDGEPLQVFANWATLAVPFEEQDVRDKVNQYYKQFAQRRDPKSKLLFTYRGESFVETDAQGRRFYEEETNKRKQVIRSENAWMQFLGVFSLIAGVTMGSLQRAWFKP; from the coding sequence ATGACCTTCGGCCAATATATAAAACAACTAAGAACTGACAAAGCATACAGCCAACCAGAACTCGCGCTTAAAATGAATGTTGAACAAAGTTATTTATCAAAGTTAGAAAACGATAAATCCGTTCCATCCAATGATGTTTTTCGCAAGCTCCTCGCGGCATTAGACATGGACATCGCCGCATTTATGCAAGGAATAAAAAGCAGTGGTATGCGACACGAGCTGCGACAAATCCCAGATATTGAGATGTGGTCACGTGCTCACTCAAATAAACAGCAGCTTTCAAGAAAACAGTGGCTCAGTGCTGCAATTATTTCCATTTCGTTTGGTGGTGCCTTGTTGTTTAGCGGTCATGAAAAGATATTTTTCCCCGAAACGCAGTATGAATATGTCTCTGCGGGGGTGTTACTTGATGGCGAACCATTGCAAGTATTTGCCAACTGGGCAACGCTTGCCGTGCCTTTCGAAGAACAAGACGTCAGAGACAAAGTAAATCAGTATTACAAACAATTCGCACAGCGCCGTGATCCCAAATCAAAACTGCTGTTCACCTACCGGGGTGAAAGTTTTGTCGAAACCGATGCTCAAGGTCGACGTTTCTATGAGGAGGAAACAAACAAGCGCAAACAAGTGATTCGCTCTGAAAACGCTTGGATGCAATTTTTGGGTGTGTTTTCCTTGATAGCAGGCGTCACTATGGGTTCACTGCAACGGGCTTGGTTTAAACCATAA
- a CDS encoding S8 family serine peptidase — protein MMTKKNNKHVLFAVTALSMAVSASIQAQTNGEFVKENLTVATVKSPLPKRYIVKYKDQVSSLGKNAQGAMAKVADLKMATLGIKNGHFKSDLNLFVAELDSTQLSKLQNDSAVEYVEEDLPRRLMAQSQPYGIGMVQADQVDDSVASAAAGGKKICIIDSGLDLPHEDMGAKGGTISGTNDSGTGNWYDNGGPHGTHVAGTIAALNNGIGVRGVIGTDPSMHIIKVFNAEGWGYSSDLVSAINKCKAAGADVVNMSLGGEGSSTTEKNGIQAAADAGMLLIAAAGNDGDATKTTDVMSYPASYDSVMSVAAIDSNKELADFSQKNSQVEIAAPGVDVYSTYPEGDGSVVELKVGSSSFESNAMENQGSAMAALYNFATGESVDGGASGKICLIQRGNISFHDKVKNCQDSGGVGAVIYNNAAGSFGGTLGDTNATSIPAVTVSDADGATMLGQIGMSATLNIGPGNYGKMSGTSMASPHVAGVAALVWSHHPSCTASEIRTVLTATAQDLGAAGRDVKFGYGLVQTKAAIDYITANGCSGDVTPPPTTGSELENGVAKSGLAGAKNEELLFTFTVPQGATNVKVAMSGGTGDADLYVKFGSAPTTSSYDCRPYETGNNESCSLTQSGGVYHVMLKGYSAFAGINLVASYDEDSGTNPGTAQPINETISDVTVSRRAWKRYTVDLVDGYADLNIAMSGGTGDADLYVTHGAQSTTSNYDCRPYKNGNAESCSFTNPQSGTWYIDIYGYSASSGITLNVTATPK, from the coding sequence ATGATGACTAAGAAAAATAACAAACACGTACTATTCGCAGTTACAGCACTTTCTATGGCTGTTTCAGCGTCAATTCAAGCACAAACAAATGGTGAATTTGTAAAAGAGAACCTAACCGTTGCGACTGTTAAATCTCCTTTACCAAAGCGCTACATTGTTAAATACAAAGACCAAGTGTCTTCACTAGGTAAAAATGCGCAAGGAGCGATGGCAAAGGTAGCTGATTTAAAAATGGCAACTCTTGGCATCAAAAATGGACATTTCAAATCAGACTTAAACCTATTTGTTGCAGAGCTTGATTCAACTCAACTGTCAAAATTACAAAACGACAGTGCGGTTGAGTACGTAGAAGAAGATTTACCACGCCGCCTAATGGCACAAAGCCAACCGTACGGCATCGGCATGGTTCAAGCGGATCAAGTAGATGATAGCGTTGCTTCAGCTGCAGCAGGCGGTAAGAAAATTTGTATCATCGATTCAGGCTTAGATCTTCCGCATGAAGATATGGGCGCAAAAGGCGGTACAATCTCTGGTACTAACGATAGCGGTACTGGTAACTGGTATGATAACGGTGGCCCTCACGGTACGCACGTTGCTGGTACAATTGCAGCATTGAACAACGGCATTGGTGTACGCGGTGTAATCGGTACAGACCCGTCAATGCATATCATTAAAGTATTTAATGCGGAAGGTTGGGGTTACTCATCTGATTTAGTTTCTGCAATCAACAAGTGTAAAGCGGCTGGTGCTGATGTGGTTAACATGAGCCTTGGTGGTGAAGGTTCAAGTACTACAGAGAAAAACGGTATTCAAGCGGCGGCTGATGCAGGAATGTTATTAATCGCTGCTGCAGGTAACGATGGCGACGCGACGAAAACAACTGATGTAATGAGTTACCCAGCATCATACGATTCAGTTATGTCTGTTGCGGCTATTGATAGCAACAAAGAACTAGCAGACTTCTCTCAAAAGAACTCACAAGTTGAAATCGCAGCACCTGGTGTTGATGTATATTCAACCTACCCAGAAGGCGATGGCTCTGTTGTTGAACTGAAAGTCGGTTCATCTTCATTTGAATCAAATGCGATGGAAAACCAAGGTTCTGCAATGGCAGCACTATACAACTTCGCAACAGGTGAATCGGTTGACGGTGGCGCAAGCGGCAAAATCTGTTTAATTCAACGTGGTAACATTTCATTCCACGACAAAGTTAAAAATTGTCAAGACAGCGGTGGTGTTGGTGCGGTCATCTATAACAACGCAGCGGGTAGCTTCGGCGGTACATTAGGTGATACGAACGCAACATCTATTCCTGCAGTAACTGTTTCTGACGCAGATGGCGCAACAATGCTTGGCCAAATCGGTATGTCAGCAACGTTAAATATTGGCCCTGGTAACTACGGTAAAATGAGCGGTACATCGATGGCATCTCCGCACGTTGCGGGTGTTGCAGCACTTGTGTGGAGTCACCACCCAAGCTGTACAGCATCAGAAATCCGTACGGTACTAACTGCGACGGCACAAGATTTAGGCGCAGCAGGTCGTGATGTTAAATTTGGTTATGGTTTAGTACAAACTAAAGCGGCTATTGATTACATCACAGCTAATGGCTGTTCTGGTGATGTTACACCTCCACCAACAACAGGTTCTGAACTTGAAAATGGCGTTGCTAAATCAGGTCTTGCTGGTGCGAAAAACGAAGAACTACTCTTCACGTTTACAGTACCTCAAGGTGCAACTAATGTGAAAGTAGCAATGTCAGGTGGCACAGGTGACGCGGATCTTTATGTTAAATTTGGTTCTGCACCGACAACATCTAGCTACGATTGTCGTCCATACGAAACTGGTAACAACGAGTCATGTTCACTGACTCAGTCAGGTGGTGTTTACCACGTGATGTTGAAAGGCTACAGTGCATTTGCTGGTATTAATCTAGTTGCAAGTTATGATGAAGACTCAGGCACTAACCCAGGTACAGCTCAACCAATTAACGAAACAATTAGCGATGTAACTGTAAGTCGTCGCGCTTGGAAACGTTACACTGTTGACCTAGTAGATGGTTACGCTGACCTTAACATCGCAATGTCAGGTGGTACAGGCGACGCGGATCTTTATGTAACTCACGGTGCACAATCTACAACGTCTAACTACGACTGTCGTCCATACAAAAACGGCAACGCAGAGTCTTGTAGCTTCACTAACCCACAATCAGGTACTTGGTACATTGATATCTATGGTTACAGCGCTTCAAGTGGTATTACACTTAACGTGACTGCAACACCAAAATAA
- the purM gene encoding phosphoribosylformylglycinamidine cyclo-ligase, producing MSEQKQSLSYKDAGVDIDAGNALVERIKGVVKRTRRPEVLGGIGGFGALCEIPKGYQEPVLVAGTDGVGTKLRLALDLKKHDTVGIDLVAMCVNDLIVQGAEPLFFLDYYATGKLDVDTAADVVAGIGKGCELAGCSLIGGETAEMPGMYEGDDYDIAGFCTGVVEKSKIIDGSKVNAGDQLIALASSGPHSNGYSLIRKVLEVSGADTNSELEGKALSAHLLEPTRIYVKSVLELLKDVDVHALSHITGGGFWENIPRVLPETAKAVVNGASWNWPVIFNWLQENGNITTHEMYRTFNCGVGMILAVPADKLAQSLEILQAQGETAWHIGEIQTRNGDEEQVEIHGGAQ from the coding sequence GTGAGCGAACAAAAACAGTCTCTTAGCTACAAAGACGCCGGTGTAGATATCGATGCTGGTAACGCATTGGTTGAGCGAATTAAAGGTGTAGTAAAACGCACACGTCGCCCTGAAGTGCTTGGCGGTATTGGCGGTTTTGGTGCTCTTTGTGAAATTCCAAAAGGCTATCAAGAACCTGTTTTAGTAGCTGGCACTGACGGTGTTGGTACTAAATTGCGTTTAGCTCTTGATCTTAAAAAGCACGACACAGTCGGTATCGACCTAGTTGCTATGTGTGTAAACGACCTAATCGTTCAAGGTGCAGAACCCCTCTTCTTCCTTGATTACTATGCAACTGGTAAGTTAGATGTGGATACAGCAGCTGACGTCGTTGCAGGTATTGGTAAAGGCTGCGAATTAGCAGGCTGTTCATTGATTGGCGGCGAAACGGCTGAGATGCCAGGCATGTACGAAGGCGATGACTATGATATCGCTGGTTTCTGTACTGGTGTAGTTGAAAAATCTAAAATCATTGACGGTTCAAAAGTTAATGCTGGAGACCAGCTTATCGCGCTTGCATCAAGTGGCCCACATTCAAACGGCTATTCACTGATCCGTAAAGTATTAGAAGTTTCAGGTGCTGATACAAACAGCGAACTTGAAGGCAAAGCCCTCTCTGCACACCTACTTGAGCCTACTCGCATCTATGTGAAATCTGTACTTGAGCTGTTGAAAGACGTTGATGTTCATGCACTTTCACATATTACAGGTGGTGGTTTCTGGGAAAATATTCCTCGTGTATTACCAGAAACAGCTAAAGCCGTTGTAAATGGTGCAAGCTGGAATTGGCCGGTTATTTTCAACTGGTTACAAGAGAATGGCAACATCACAACGCATGAGATGTATCGTACGTTTAACTGCGGTGTAGGTATGATTTTAGCTGTACCTGCTGATAAACTTGCGCAATCGCTTGAGATTTTGCAAGCACAAGGAGAAACCGCTTGGCATATTGGTGAAATTCAAACGCGCAACGGCGACGAAGAGCAAGTTGAAATTCACGGTGGTGCTCAATAA
- a CDS encoding DUF3108 domain-containing protein has translation MQFLITKLYQHKALTTHKNKQRVLALSLGALFFSSLPFTLSASELQPYKADYNIMRKGKIHGEAKRELEKASEQTYVLKYSSNIEWMIFSDERKEETTFLFQNDMVHPTSYSMVREGTGPDKSYKIDFNRNEKSITHSDKKFPLKVDWREDWQDLLSYQTQLRLDVKAGKTKVSYPIIGKEGDEKNYEFEVVGTETITLPIGNFETIKVKRVYDNDKRQVYVWFAPSLDHMLVQLFKGKDGVEQFQIQLKHFNNESVNI, from the coding sequence ATGCAGTTCTTGATAACCAAGTTGTACCAGCACAAGGCGTTAACTACCCATAAAAATAAACAACGCGTCTTGGCTTTAAGCTTAGGCGCGCTTTTCTTCTCTTCTTTGCCTTTCACGCTAAGCGCTTCTGAACTTCAGCCTTATAAAGCTGATTACAATATTATGCGCAAAGGTAAAATTCATGGCGAAGCAAAAAGAGAACTAGAAAAAGCATCGGAGCAAACCTACGTACTGAAATATTCTAGCAATATTGAATGGATGATCTTTTCCGATGAGCGTAAAGAAGAGACCACTTTCCTCTTTCAAAATGATATGGTCCATCCAACGAGCTATTCGATGGTGCGGGAGGGTACAGGTCCTGACAAGTCGTATAAAATAGACTTCAACCGAAATGAAAAATCAATTACCCACAGTGACAAAAAATTTCCATTAAAAGTCGATTGGCGAGAGGACTGGCAAGACTTATTAAGCTATCAAACGCAGCTTCGTCTTGATGTAAAAGCGGGTAAAACAAAAGTCAGTTATCCGATCATTGGAAAAGAAGGCGACGAAAAGAATTACGAATTCGAAGTCGTGGGCACAGAAACGATTACGCTACCTATCGGCAATTTTGAAACGATCAAAGTTAAACGTGTTTATGATAACGATAAACGACAAGTTTATGTTTGGTTCGCTCCAAGCCTAGATCATATGTTGGTTCAGCTATTCAAAGGCAAGGATGGGGTTGAACAATTCCAAATTCAACTGAAACACTTCAACAACGAATCGGTAAACATTTAA